From the genome of Chania multitudinisentens RB-25, one region includes:
- a CDS encoding flavin-containing monooxygenase → MTSNKIEIDTLVVGAGQAGIAISEHLTKLDIPHLVLEKNRIAEAWRTGRWDSLVANGPAWHDRFPGMEFTGFDADSFVPKEQIADYFAAYADKFNAPIRTGVEVKHVQRNLGRPGFRIETSEGLIEAKHVVAATGPFQRPVIPAIAPKDERLTQIHSAHYRNPQQLPAGAVLIVGAGSSGVQIADELQRAGKQVYLSVGAHDRPPRSYRNRDFCWWLGVLGLWDATVNQPGKEHVTIAVSGAHGGYTVDFRELAHEGVKLVGLTRAFQNGNVTFAPDLQENIAKGDENYLELLDAADAYITRNGLDLPEEPTARRTLPDPECMAHPILELNLSEAGITSIIWATGYTVDYSWLDVNAFDEKGKPQHQRGVSSEAGIYFLGLPWLSRRGSTFIWGVWHDAKYIADHIATQRNYHQYQNAKHR, encoded by the coding sequence ATGACGTCGAACAAAATAGAAATTGATACGCTGGTGGTCGGGGCAGGTCAGGCAGGAATAGCCATCAGTGAACATCTGACAAAACTGGATATTCCCCATTTAGTATTGGAAAAAAATCGGATCGCTGAAGCCTGGCGTACCGGACGCTGGGACTCTCTGGTTGCTAACGGCCCAGCCTGGCATGACCGCTTTCCTGGCATGGAATTTACCGGCTTTGACGCTGATAGCTTTGTTCCCAAAGAGCAAATTGCGGATTATTTTGCCGCATATGCTGATAAATTTAATGCCCCCATTCGCACCGGCGTAGAAGTAAAACATGTACAACGCAATCTTGGCCGCCCCGGTTTTCGCATTGAAACCTCCGAAGGTTTGATTGAAGCCAAGCATGTCGTGGCCGCAACCGGCCCATTCCAACGCCCGGTGATCCCGGCAATCGCCCCCAAAGACGAGCGGCTTACGCAAATTCATTCCGCACATTACCGTAACCCACAGCAATTACCCGCCGGGGCCGTGTTGATCGTTGGCGCAGGATCATCGGGGGTACAGATTGCCGATGAACTACAACGTGCCGGAAAACAAGTCTACCTCTCCGTGGGCGCACACGATCGCCCTCCTCGTTCCTATCGCAACCGGGATTTTTGCTGGTGGTTAGGGGTGCTGGGCTTATGGGATGCAACGGTAAATCAGCCAGGAAAAGAGCACGTGACGATCGCCGTCAGCGGCGCTCACGGTGGCTATACGGTAGATTTCCGTGAATTAGCCCACGAAGGCGTGAAGCTTGTCGGGCTGACTCGTGCCTTCCAGAATGGCAACGTCACTTTCGCCCCCGATCTACAAGAAAATATTGCCAAGGGCGACGAAAACTATCTGGAACTTCTGGATGCAGCAGATGCTTATATCACTCGCAATGGGCTGGATCTGCCTGAAGAACCCACTGCCCGGCGTACCTTACCCGACCCGGAATGTATGGCTCACCCAATTCTGGAACTTAATTTATCCGAGGCCGGAATTACCTCTATTATCTGGGCAACAGGGTATACGGTTGACTATAGCTGGCTTGACGTCAACGCCTTCGATGAAAAAGGCAAACCGCAACATCAACGCGGAGTTTCAAGTGAGGCTGGCATCTATTTCTTAGGGTTACCCTGGCTATCGCGCCGTGGTTCAACATTTATTTGGGGCGTATGGCACGATGCCAAATACATCGCCGACCATATTGCGACACAGCGTAACTACCACCAATACCAGAACGCGAAACACCGCTAA
- a CDS encoding purine-cytosine permease family protein: MSVTESSPPLIEKHTIGYIPPEERHGKVRDLFTLWFGGNIAPLPIVTGALGVQLFHLNLFWGVIAILVGHFIGGIFMALHSAQGPQMGIPQMIQSRAQFGSRGSLLVVAIAGIMYVGFFTSNIVLAGKSLHGVVESISVPMGIVVGALGSCVIGIIGYRFIHVLNRIGTWVLGIGIVLGFGYILTHIPTADFLTRGGFNISGWLATVSLGALWQIAFAPYVSDYSRYLPADVSVPATFWTTYLGSVLGSSLSFIFGAVAVLATPVGMDTMDAVKLATGVLGPLMLVLFLLSVISHNALNLYGAVISVITLVQTFSWRWIPTAKSRAVLSIIVLICCCVAAIYTSADFIGHFVDLVLALLVVLVPWTAINLIDYYAIHKGQYDINSIFQANGGIYGYYNPQALLAYVIGILVQIPFMNTPLYVGPISAHINGADLSWLVGLVVTSPLYYWMASRNSAYRRQQMAV; the protein is encoded by the coding sequence ATGTCTGTGACTGAATCATCGCCGCCGCTCATTGAAAAACACACTATTGGTTATATTCCCCCTGAAGAACGCCATGGGAAAGTAAGGGATTTATTTACGCTCTGGTTTGGTGGCAATATTGCCCCTCTTCCTATTGTCACCGGTGCGCTTGGCGTACAGCTGTTTCATTTAAATCTGTTCTGGGGAGTCATCGCTATTCTGGTGGGCCACTTTATCGGTGGTATATTTATGGCATTGCATTCGGCCCAGGGGCCGCAAATGGGCATTCCACAAATGATCCAAAGCCGGGCCCAATTTGGTTCTAGAGGATCTCTGCTGGTTGTGGCGATCGCCGGAATAATGTATGTCGGCTTTTTTACCTCCAATATTGTGCTGGCGGGTAAGTCACTGCATGGTGTTGTTGAAAGCATATCGGTTCCCATGGGGATTGTTGTGGGGGCGCTAGGTTCTTGTGTGATTGGCATTATTGGCTATCGCTTCATTCATGTGCTTAACAGGATCGGAACATGGGTGCTGGGTATCGGGATTGTGCTGGGGTTTGGCTACATTCTTACTCATATACCTACCGCAGACTTTCTGACTCGCGGGGGGTTTAATATCTCCGGCTGGCTGGCAACGGTATCGCTGGGCGCGTTATGGCAAATTGCCTTCGCACCCTATGTTTCTGATTATTCACGTTACTTACCGGCAGATGTTTCTGTGCCAGCCACGTTCTGGACGACTTACTTAGGCTCTGTATTAGGTTCCAGCCTGTCTTTTATTTTCGGGGCGGTCGCCGTATTGGCCACGCCCGTGGGGATGGACACCATGGATGCCGTGAAGCTTGCCACCGGGGTGCTTGGCCCTTTAATGCTGGTCTTATTCCTGTTGAGCGTCATCAGCCACAATGCGCTTAATCTGTATGGTGCGGTGATATCGGTCATCACCCTGGTGCAGACATTTTCCTGGCGTTGGATCCCAACCGCCAAGAGCCGGGCGGTGTTATCCATTATTGTGCTGATCTGCTGCTGCGTTGCCGCTATTTATACCTCGGCAGATTTTATCGGCCACTTCGTTGATCTGGTTCTGGCCCTGTTGGTGGTGCTGGTTCCCTGGACGGCCATTAATTTGATTGATTATTACGCCATTCATAAAGGCCAATATGATATTAATTCGATTTTCCAGGCTAATGGCGGTATCTACGGTTATTACAATCCTCAAGCATTATTAGCCTATGTTATCGGTATTTTGGTACAGATCCCCTTTATGAATACGCCTTTATATGTAGGGCCGATTTCAGCCCATATTAATGGGGCCGATCTCTCCTGGTTGGTTGGCTTGGTAGTCACATCACCGTTGTATTATTGGATGGCCAGCCGTAATAGCGCTTATCGCCGCCAGCAAATGGCTGTCTAA
- a CDS encoding RidA family protein, whose product MSQITHTRIRMFNTKETYPNQSLDNDLCQAVRAGNTVYVRGQVGTDFEGNLVGLGDPRAQAEQAMKNVKQLLEEAGSDLSHIVKTTTYIIDPRYREPVYQEVGQWLKGVFPISTGIVVSALAQPQWLMEIDIIAVIPEGWATKESV is encoded by the coding sequence ATGAGCCAGATCACTCATACACGCATTCGTATGTTCAATACTAAAGAAACCTATCCTAATCAGTCGTTGGATAATGATCTTTGCCAAGCAGTGCGTGCAGGAAATACCGTATATGTTCGTGGCCAAGTCGGTACCGATTTTGAAGGGAATCTGGTGGGGTTAGGTGATCCACGTGCTCAAGCTGAACAAGCGATGAAAAACGTGAAACAGTTGCTCGAAGAAGCGGGGAGCGATCTGTCGCACATTGTTAAAACTACCACCTATATTATTGATCCGAGGTATCGTGAGCCTGTTTATCAGGAAGTCGGTCAATGGCTTAAAGGCGTATTTCCGATTTCTACCGGGATTGTGGTTTCTGCACTAGCACAGCCACAGTGGTTAATGGAAATCGATATTATTGCTGTTATTCCAGAAGGCTGGGCAACCAAGGAGTCCGTATGA
- a CDS encoding DUF1028 domain-containing protein, producing the protein MTFSIAARCAETGQLGIALSSSSIAVGARCPWLLPGVGAVSSQNITLPRLGQQILEKLEQDLPPGRALERVLADNAFSEYRQVIVIDRAGNTAVFSGVKSLGTHHTVQGKDCVAAGNMLAGKDVIDAMVSAFEHATGQLTDRLMAALQAAVEHGGEAGPVHSAALKVVGEHSWPIVDLRVDWAEEDPIGELATLWQAYAPQMQAYITRALDPRDAPSYGVPGDE; encoded by the coding sequence ATGACCTTTTCTATTGCGGCGCGCTGTGCCGAAACCGGGCAGTTGGGTATTGCCCTCAGTTCTTCAAGCATAGCGGTGGGTGCCCGTTGCCCTTGGCTACTGCCTGGAGTGGGCGCGGTTTCCAGCCAGAACATCACATTACCCAGGCTTGGCCAGCAGATCCTGGAAAAACTGGAACAGGATTTGCCGCCAGGCAGGGCGTTGGAAAGGGTACTGGCTGATAATGCTTTCAGCGAATATCGCCAGGTTATCGTGATTGATCGTGCGGGTAATACCGCTGTTTTCAGCGGCGTAAAATCATTGGGCACACACCATACGGTGCAGGGTAAAGACTGTGTGGCGGCGGGCAATATGCTGGCGGGTAAGGACGTTATTGATGCCATGGTGAGTGCCTTTGAACATGCAACAGGCCAATTGACCGATCGCTTAATGGCGGCGCTGCAAGCGGCGGTAGAGCATGGCGGCGAGGCTGGCCCGGTACATTCTGCCGCGCTAAAGGTGGTGGGGGAGCACTCTTGGCCAATCGTTGACCTGCGGGTTGATTGGGCTGAGGAAGATCCGATTGGTGAATTAGCTACGCTTTGGCAGGCATATGCACCGCAGATGCAGGCGTACATCACGCGAGCGTTAGATCCCCGCGATGCGCCAAGCTATGGGGTTCCGGGCGATGAGTGA
- the argE gene encoding acetylornithine deacetylase has product MSDAVRNILGKLLAFDTTSRESNLELIDFIQGYLTELGVETQLFQDANAKKANLYARLGPAGNGGVMLSGHTDVVPVDGQPWTMPPFALTHHNGRYYGRGSADMKGFLACVLASVPGFLAQPLRMPLHLAFSYDEEVGCLGVRSLVAHLKVSQDKPAMCIIGEPTEMKPVYGHKGKLAMRCQVQGHACHSAYTPRGVNAIEYAAKLINKLTLLGAQLATTQNPRFDPPYSTLQVGTIHGGTALNIVPQDCQFDFEIRHLPGVEVDSVISELEQYADDELLPAMQKVAASSDIHFQPLSQYPGLLTDPQSDFARWLAQWCSNDEFTTVAFGTEGGLFDEAGVATLVCGPGSMEQGHKPDEYVSVEQLERCMGMLANLRTWMAA; this is encoded by the coding sequence ATGAGTGATGCAGTGCGTAATATATTGGGGAAGTTGCTGGCTTTTGATACCACCAGCCGTGAATCCAACCTTGAATTGATCGATTTTATTCAAGGTTACCTGACTGAGTTAGGGGTGGAAACGCAGCTTTTTCAGGATGCAAACGCTAAAAAAGCGAATCTCTACGCACGTCTTGGCCCCGCCGGTAATGGCGGGGTGATGCTGTCTGGTCATACCGATGTCGTGCCTGTTGATGGGCAGCCATGGACGATGCCACCTTTTGCGCTGACGCATCACAATGGCCGCTACTATGGCCGTGGTAGCGCCGATATGAAGGGCTTTCTGGCGTGCGTTTTAGCCTCTGTGCCGGGTTTTCTGGCTCAACCGTTGCGCATGCCGCTGCATTTGGCATTTTCCTATGACGAGGAAGTAGGGTGCCTGGGGGTGCGCAGCTTAGTGGCACACCTGAAGGTTTCGCAGGATAAACCCGCGATGTGCATTATCGGTGAGCCCACGGAGATGAAACCGGTGTATGGCCATAAAGGGAAACTGGCGATGCGCTGCCAAGTGCAGGGCCATGCCTGCCATTCGGCTTATACGCCGCGCGGCGTGAATGCCATTGAGTATGCGGCCAAACTGATTAATAAACTCACCTTGCTCGGTGCTCAACTCGCCACCACGCAGAACCCGCGTTTTGATCCGCCCTATAGCACGCTACAGGTTGGCACCATCCATGGGGGAACGGCGCTCAACATTGTGCCGCAGGATTGCCAGTTCGATTTTGAAATTCGCCATTTACCTGGCGTTGAGGTTGATAGCGTTATTAGCGAACTGGAGCAGTATGCTGATGATGAGCTGTTGCCGGCCATGCAAAAGGTGGCGGCCAGCAGTGATATCCACTTTCAGCCATTAAGCCAATACCCAGGATTATTAACCGATCCGCAGTCTGATTTTGCCCGCTGGCTGGCGCAGTGGTGCAGCAATGACGAGTTCACCACGGTGGCTTTCGGTACGGAAGGGGGGTTATTTGATGAGGCCGGGGTGGCTACGCTGGTTTGCGGGCCTGGCAGTATGGAGCAAGGCCACAAACCCGATGAATATGTTAGCGTTGAACAGCTTGAACGCTGTATGGGAATGCTGGCTAACTTACGTACCTGGATGGCGGCCTGA
- a CDS encoding LysR family transcriptional regulator produces the protein MANYTLRQLKYFVTTARCRSVAEASRKLYIAQPSISTAIKGLEDSFGVQLFIRHHAQGVSLTPSGARFYSKAQKLLRMAHLFEQNALADNDLVSGQINIGCFETVAPLILPKLIRGFKTLYPGIETVIRDGEQHELVQSLTAGNLDVSLLYHHDLNNHISTDALVEPRKPYVLLPANHQFAQQTQVSLADLAAEPMILLDVLPSRNYFVNLFTQVGLTPNIVFSSPSIEMVRGMVGQGLGFAILVTRPHGQYSYDGQPLVTVELQDEVEGSGLVVAWLTRNQLTKPAQLFVDFCKAELPSML, from the coding sequence ATGGCTAACTACACCTTGCGCCAGCTTAAATATTTCGTTACCACCGCCAGATGTAGGAGCGTTGCTGAAGCTTCACGTAAGCTATATATCGCGCAACCCTCTATCTCCACCGCAATAAAAGGCCTTGAAGACAGCTTCGGGGTACAACTTTTTATTCGCCACCATGCTCAGGGGGTTTCACTCACGCCTTCTGGCGCCCGTTTTTATAGCAAAGCACAAAAATTATTAAGAATGGCTCACTTATTTGAGCAGAATGCTTTAGCGGATAATGACCTGGTGTCAGGGCAAATTAACATTGGCTGTTTTGAAACGGTTGCGCCATTAATTTTACCTAAACTGATTAGAGGTTTTAAAACACTGTATCCTGGCATAGAGACCGTTATTCGTGATGGCGAACAGCATGAATTAGTGCAAAGCCTGACGGCAGGGAATCTTGATGTCTCCCTTTTATATCACCATGACCTGAACAACCATATTTCAACGGATGCCCTGGTTGAGCCAAGAAAGCCTTACGTATTATTGCCTGCCAACCATCAATTCGCGCAGCAAACACAGGTGTCGCTGGCGGATTTAGCCGCTGAGCCGATGATCCTGCTGGACGTTTTACCAAGCCGAAATTACTTCGTTAATTTGTTTACCCAGGTTGGCCTTACCCCCAATATTGTTTTTAGTTCACCATCAATAGAAATGGTGCGTGGCATGGTCGGCCAAGGGCTGGGTTTTGCTATTTTGGTGACGCGGCCCCATGGCCAGTACAGCTACGATGGCCAACCGCTGGTAACGGTTGAGCTGCAAGATGAGGTCGAAGGTTCTGGGCTGGTGGTGGCCTGGTTAACCCGCAACCAGCTGACCAAACCTGCCCAGCTGTTCGTTGATTTTTGCAAGGCTGAACTGCCGAGTATGCTCTAA
- a CDS encoding aldehyde dehydrogenase, with protein sequence MLNLSYWQERAARQGFIAQAIIDGRQIAARSGMTLDVLNPATNQILAKVAACDEAEADHAVRAARRSFEQGVWAHQSPLERKRVLLRLAELILEHREELALLDSMSMGKPVMDAWNVDVPGAAHVFSWYAESLDKLYGQTAPTAQNVVATVTRMPLGVVAAVVPWNFPLDMAAWKLAPALAAGNSVVLKPAEQSPFSALRLAELALEAGLPAGVLNVVPGLGDRVGKALGLHNDVDCLVFTGSTRVGKAFMQYSAESNLKQVWLECGGKSPSLIFADCQDLNLAAEKAAFAIFYNQGEVCSANSRLLVQRSIHDEFVERLIAQAAHWQPGDPLDPQSRAGALVDARQTQRVMGFIEGARQDGAHLVHGGQRLNINGSSNFVQPTLFTQVGSEMRLAQEEVFGPVLAISTFDHEDDAVRMANNSIYGLAASVWSDDLNRAHRVAQRLNVGTVSINTVDALDVSVPFGGSKQSGFGRDLSLHSFDKYTQLKTTWIQLR encoded by the coding sequence ATGTTGAACCTCAGCTACTGGCAAGAGCGGGCCGCTCGCCAGGGTTTCATTGCTCAGGCAATCATTGATGGTCGCCAGATTGCAGCGAGATCGGGCATGACGCTTGATGTGCTCAATCCTGCAACCAACCAGATATTGGCAAAAGTCGCCGCTTGCGATGAAGCGGAAGCCGATCACGCCGTGCGTGCTGCGCGCCGCAGTTTTGAGCAGGGAGTCTGGGCACACCAATCCCCGCTGGAGCGCAAAAGGGTGTTGCTGCGCCTGGCCGAACTGATCCTTGAACACCGTGAAGAACTGGCTCTGCTTGATTCCATGAGTATGGGCAAACCGGTGATGGACGCTTGGAATGTTGATGTGCCTGGAGCCGCCCATGTGTTCTCCTGGTATGCGGAAAGCCTGGATAAGCTGTATGGGCAGACAGCACCAACGGCGCAGAACGTAGTCGCGACCGTCACCCGGATGCCATTGGGCGTGGTGGCTGCGGTGGTGCCGTGGAACTTCCCGCTGGATATGGCTGCCTGGAAGCTGGCCCCGGCGCTGGCGGCAGGAAACAGCGTGGTGCTTAAACCGGCCGAGCAGTCGCCTTTCTCAGCATTGCGCCTGGCAGAATTGGCGTTAGAAGCGGGGTTGCCTGCTGGAGTATTGAACGTGGTGCCTGGGCTGGGTGATCGGGTTGGCAAGGCTCTAGGGTTGCATAACGATGTCGATTGCCTGGTCTTTACCGGTTCCACCCGGGTTGGCAAGGCTTTCATGCAGTATTCGGCTGAATCGAACCTCAAGCAGGTTTGGCTGGAATGCGGCGGTAAAAGCCCAAGTCTGATCTTTGCTGACTGCCAGGATCTGAATCTGGCCGCAGAAAAAGCCGCTTTCGCCATCTTCTATAACCAAGGGGAAGTCTGTTCGGCGAATTCCCGCTTACTGGTACAGCGCTCAATTCATGATGAGTTTGTTGAACGCCTGATCGCGCAGGCGGCTCACTGGCAGCCAGGTGATCCTCTTGATCCGCAGAGCCGTGCCGGTGCTTTGGTCGATGCACGGCAGACTCAGCGAGTGATGGGGTTTATCGAAGGGGCCAGACAGGACGGTGCGCACCTTGTTCACGGTGGTCAGCGCCTGAACATCAACGGTTCCAGCAATTTTGTACAACCGACGCTGTTTACGCAGGTGGGCAGCGAGATGCGGCTGGCTCAGGAAGAAGTGTTCGGCCCGGTTCTGGCGATCTCCACTTTTGATCACGAAGACGATGCAGTACGTATGGCGAACAACAGCATCTACGGCCTGGCCGCTTCGGTTTGGAGTGACGATCTCAATCGGGCTCACCGGGTAGCACAGCGGCTGAATGTCGGAACGGTTTCAATCAACACCGTCGATGCGCTGGACGTGAGCGTTCCCTTTGGCGGCAGCAAACAATCGGGCTTTGGGCGCGATCTCTCTTTGCACTCTTTCGATAAATATACCCAATTGAAAACGACCTGGATTCAGCTGCGCTAG
- a CDS encoding APC family permease, with translation MTQKANVLLDTIPVSSLNTGARQRTLGLGALLSVSIGLVVSQGVMVLMLQAVGIAGFGFIIPLSLAYLLALSYAFSFSELSLMIPRAGSLSSYTEVAIGQFPAILATFSGYIVVAMFALSAELLLLDLIIGKVFPTSALPPLTVAFGILGIFTLLNLLNIDIFARLQSLLAVVMLVVLLLLGLNAIGHEQAQPVTHLLAGSSGNPLGWGVLTLVAMAIWGFVGAEFVCPLVEEARRPERDIPRSMIIGLSVIFCTIVIYCLGALLLIPAEELASNGLPHYLFATVVFGETGQFFLVTAAITATCSTLNSSLATIPRMLSGMAQNGQAFPCFKRHSAKTGSPWVSVLFVAGITGLPLLLMEIGSINLLLSAAALSWLLAYIITHINVLVLRKRYPDQKRPFRTPFYPLPQVIGIVGMLYAIWNISPSAEQAIQIYAVAGGVLGLVSLIAVLWIKFVMRKPLFKPEPLEHALFPNQPQTAHDGHRAAAETR, from the coding sequence ATGACTCAAAAAGCTAATGTATTATTGGACACCATCCCCGTAAGCAGCCTGAACACCGGGGCCCGGCAGAGAACGCTGGGCCTGGGCGCATTGCTGTCGGTTTCTATCGGTTTAGTGGTATCACAAGGTGTTATGGTATTGATGTTGCAAGCCGTTGGGATTGCAGGCTTCGGTTTTATCATCCCCTTGAGCCTGGCTTATCTGCTGGCGCTCAGTTACGCATTTTCGTTTTCTGAACTGTCATTAATGATCCCGCGTGCGGGCAGCCTAAGCAGCTATACCGAAGTCGCCATTGGTCAGTTTCCGGCGATCCTGGCGACGTTTTCCGGCTATATCGTGGTCGCGATGTTTGCGCTTTCGGCAGAACTGCTGCTGCTTGATCTGATTATCGGCAAAGTTTTCCCAACATCAGCATTGCCACCGTTGACGGTCGCCTTCGGCATATTGGGGATATTTACCTTACTTAACCTGTTGAATATTGACATTTTCGCGCGTTTACAGTCGTTGCTGGCGGTGGTGATGCTGGTGGTTCTGCTGTTGCTGGGGTTGAATGCGATCGGCCATGAACAAGCACAGCCTGTCACTCATCTGCTGGCGGGCAGTTCAGGGAACCCACTCGGTTGGGGCGTGTTAACGCTGGTTGCCATGGCCATCTGGGGGTTTGTGGGGGCAGAGTTTGTCTGCCCGCTGGTGGAGGAGGCTCGCCGCCCAGAGCGCGATATTCCCCGTTCCATGATCATCGGTTTGAGCGTGATTTTCTGCACTATTGTGATTTATTGCCTGGGGGCGCTGTTGTTGATCCCGGCAGAGGAATTGGCGAGCAACGGTTTGCCGCACTATCTGTTTGCGACGGTAGTGTTTGGGGAAACCGGGCAATTCTTCCTGGTGACTGCGGCGATCACCGCGACCTGTAGTACGCTGAATTCCTCTCTGGCAACCATTCCGCGCATGTTGAGCGGAATGGCGCAGAATGGCCAGGCTTTCCCTTGTTTCAAGCGGCACAGTGCAAAAACCGGCTCACCTTGGGTATCGGTATTGTTTGTAGCTGGTATTACCGGGTTGCCGCTGTTGCTGATGGAAATTGGTTCGATCAACCTGTTGCTGAGTGCCGCGGCACTCTCCTGGCTGCTGGCTTACATTATCACTCATATTAATGTGCTGGTGCTGCGTAAGCGTTACCCAGACCAAAAGCGGCCTTTCCGCACCCCTTTTTATCCGCTGCCGCAGGTGATTGGTATCGTTGGCATGCTGTATGCCATATGGAATATTTCACCCTCAGCGGAACAGGCGATACAGATTTATGCGGTAGCAGGGGGAGTACTGGGGCTGGTTTCACTGATTGCGGTGTTATGGATCAAATTCGTGATGCGTAAGCCTCTGTTTAAACCAGAACCTCTGGAACATGCCCTGTTTCCAAATCAGCCCCAAACAGCACATGACGGCCATAGAGCCGCTGCCGAGACTAGGTAA